One Janthinobacterium sp. TB1-E2 genomic region harbors:
- a CDS encoding GntR family transcriptional regulator, with protein sequence MLDPTTPAVTNSCEEIAADIAAAIIERRLPSGTKLKEEALARVYSVSRTKICAALLMLSKDELIEIIPEKGACVCKLSEREAREIFAVRRTLEACLARDFVTIAKADDYRRIDAHLALERQALAQNDLPLRARLLGDFHILLADIVGNLVLKEILRKLTARTSLIAMHQQSSEDASCSSDEHALFIEAAKAGNADAAVGIMLHHLDQVLKALHVDAPESVDKKNLVKALLAA encoded by the coding sequence ATGCTTGACCCCACTACACCAGCTGTTACCAACTCGTGCGAGGAGATCGCTGCGGATATTGCGGCGGCGATTATCGAACGCCGCTTGCCCTCTGGCACCAAGCTCAAGGAAGAGGCCCTGGCCCGCGTGTATTCGGTCAGTCGTACCAAGATCTGTGCGGCCTTGCTGATGCTGTCGAAGGATGAGCTCATCGAGATCATTCCGGAAAAGGGCGCTTGTGTGTGCAAGCTCAGTGAACGCGAGGCGCGCGAAATCTTTGCCGTGCGCCGCACGCTCGAGGCCTGTCTGGCGCGTGATTTCGTGACCATCGCCAAGGCCGACGATTATCGCCGCATCGATGCGCACCTTGCGCTGGAACGCCAGGCCCTGGCACAAAACGATCTGCCGCTGCGCGCCAGGTTGCTGGGTGACTTTCACATCCTGCTGGCCGATATCGTTGGTAATCTGGTGTTGAAGGAAATCTTGCGCAAACTGACGGCGCGGACCTCGCTGATCGCCATGCACCAGCAGTCCAGCGAAGACGCCAGTTGCTCATCGGATGAGCATGCGCTGTTCATCGAGGCGGCCAAGGCTGGCAATGCCGACGCTGCAGTCGGCATCATGTTGCATCATCTCGACCAGGTGCTCAAGGCGCTGCATGTTGATGCCCCGGAGTCTGTCGACAAGAAAAACCTGGTCAAAGCCCTGCTGGCCGCCTGA
- a CDS encoding amino acid ABC transporter ATP-binding protein, translating into MSLVSINGLHKRFGTHHVLKGIDLRVKEGQVTAVIGRSGSGKSTLLRSINGLESFDEGSLDVDGVRVAVGQTDLRQLRLKVGMVFQQFNLYPHLTAGQNVMLAPTVVKKIGKQQAEALARDALAKVGLADRFQSFPDQLSGGQQQRVAIARALAMQPKILLCDEITSALDPELVNEVLAVVRKLAEDGMTLIMVTHEMRFAREVGDQLVFMHQGKIHEQGDPKTLFAAPSTPELASFISSVS; encoded by the coding sequence ATGTCTCTCGTTAGCATCAATGGATTGCACAAGCGCTTTGGTACGCATCATGTCCTCAAGGGCATCGACTTGCGCGTCAAGGAAGGCCAAGTGACGGCAGTGATCGGACGCAGTGGTTCGGGCAAGAGTACCTTGCTGCGCTCGATCAATGGACTCGAAAGTTTCGACGAAGGCTCGCTCGACGTCGATGGCGTGAGGGTCGCCGTCGGCCAGACCGATTTGCGCCAGTTGCGCCTGAAAGTCGGCATGGTGTTTCAGCAGTTCAATCTGTATCCGCATCTGACGGCCGGACAGAATGTGATGCTGGCGCCGACGGTGGTCAAAAAAATCGGCAAGCAGCAAGCAGAGGCGCTTGCGCGCGATGCGCTGGCAAAAGTCGGCCTTGCCGATCGCTTTCAGTCGTTTCCAGACCAGCTGTCGGGCGGCCAGCAGCAGCGTGTGGCAATCGCCCGGGCGCTGGCGATGCAGCCGAAAATACTGTTGTGCGATGAAATCACCTCGGCGCTCGACCCGGAACTGGTGAACGAAGTGCTGGCCGTGGTGCGCAAGCTGGCCGAAGATGGCATGACCTTGATCATGGTCACGCATGAAATGCGCTTCGCACGTGAGGTGGGCGATCAATTGGTGTTCATGCACCAGGGAAAAATCCATGAGCAGGGTGATCCGAAGACGCTGTTTGCCGCGCCGTCAACGCCGGAGCTGGCCAGTTTCATCAGTTCGGTTTCCTGA
- a CDS encoding amino acid ABC transporter permease: MSDFSLWDIIRNLLLAGRWTVLLSLIAFVCGGLVGIAILMMRTSSARLLRKFAVMYIELFQGTPLLMQLFLLFFGLSLTGMQVSPWLAASVALTLFTSAYLAEIWRGCVEAIPRGQWEASASTAMTYIEQMRHVILPQALRIAVAPTVGFSVQVVKATAVTSIIGFVELTKAGSMISNATFAPFTVYGLIALMYFCLCFPLSLYARRLERKINVSR, translated from the coding sequence ATGAGCGATTTTTCCCTGTGGGACATCATTCGCAACTTGCTGCTGGCGGGGCGCTGGACGGTCTTGCTGTCCTTGATCGCCTTTGTTTGCGGTGGCCTGGTCGGTATCGCCATCCTGATGATGCGCACCTCGAGCGCGCGGCTGCTGCGCAAGTTTGCTGTCATGTACATCGAGCTGTTCCAGGGCACGCCGCTGCTGATGCAATTGTTCCTGCTGTTCTTTGGCCTGTCGCTGACCGGCATGCAAGTGTCGCCCTGGCTGGCCGCCAGCGTGGCCCTGACCTTGTTTACCAGCGCCTACCTGGCGGAAATCTGGCGCGGTTGCGTCGAGGCGATTCCGCGCGGTCAGTGGGAAGCGTCTGCCAGCACGGCAATGACATATATAGAACAGATGCGCCACGTGATCTTGCCGCAGGCGTTGCGCATCGCCGTTGCACCGACGGTCGGATTTTCCGTGCAGGTCGTGAAAGCGACGGCGGTCACGTCCATTATTGGTTTTGTCGAGCTGACCAAGGCCGGCTCGATGATCAGCAACGCCACGTTTGCGCCCTTCACCGTGTATGGCCTGATCGCCCTGATGTATTTTTGCCTGTGTTTCCCGCTTTCGCTGTATGCCCGCCGCCTGGAAAGGAAAATCAATGTCTCTCGTTAG
- a CDS encoding amino acid ABC transporter permease, which translates to MAYTFDFSSIWEYREYLYNGVIGTLRLTLVGTVLGVAIGILGAISRAWKLPVLFPVYTVYVELIRNTPFIVQLFFVFFGLPSLGIHLSEWQAATIAMVLNLGAYSTEIIRAGVESVPKGHIEAASALAMSRFQIFRCVILRQALLKMWPALSSQIVIVMLGSSVCSQISAEELTFGAGFITSRNFRSFEVYFVVTIMYFLLAVGVRRALGLFGRYVLASRAT; encoded by the coding sequence ATGGCATACACTTTTGATTTCAGCAGTATCTGGGAATACCGCGAGTACCTGTACAACGGCGTGATCGGCACCTTGCGTTTGACACTCGTTGGCACCGTGCTCGGTGTCGCCATCGGTATTCTTGGCGCCATCTCGCGTGCCTGGAAACTGCCCGTGCTGTTCCCGGTCTACACCGTGTATGTGGAGCTGATCCGCAACACGCCGTTCATCGTGCAGCTATTTTTTGTTTTCTTTGGCTTGCCCAGCCTCGGCATTCATTTGAGCGAGTGGCAGGCGGCAACGATTGCGATGGTGCTCAACCTGGGCGCCTATAGCACCGAGATCATCCGCGCCGGCGTAGAGTCTGTGCCGAAAGGCCATATCGAGGCCGCTTCGGCGCTGGCGATGTCGCGCTTCCAGATTTTTCGCTGCGTGATCCTGCGCCAGGCCTTGCTCAAGATGTGGCCAGCCTTGTCGAGCCAGATCGTGATCGTGATGCTGGGATCGTCCGTGTGTTCGCAAATTTCGGCCGAAGAGCTGACTTTTGGCGCCGGCTTCATTACCTCGCGTAACTTCCGCTCCTTCGAAGTGTATTTCGTCGTCACCATCATGTACTTTTTGCTGGCGGTCGGCGTGCGCCGCGCGTTGGGCCTGTTTGGCCGCTACGTGCTGGCAAGCAGAGCCACATGA
- a CDS encoding transporter substrate-binding domain-containing protein encodes MNRRSILLSLILSATVLAAPLTHAEALDDILKAKVLRVAVPQDFPPFGSVGPDMKPVGYDIDVAAMLAKGLGVKLELVPVTSANRIPYLNTKKVDLVISSLGKNPEREKVIDFSAAYAPFFSGVFGGADQTISKAEQLAGKTVGVTRGAVEDLELSKIAPANTTIKRFEDNNATISAFLSGQVPLIATGNVVAGAIVEKQPAKKLEFKFFIKNSPCYVGINKSEPKLLAQINTILAKSKEDGSLNTIAQKWLKTTRPVTALL; translated from the coding sequence ATGAACCGTCGTTCGATCCTGTTGTCGCTGATCTTGTCCGCCACCGTACTTGCCGCACCGCTGACCCATGCCGAGGCGCTCGACGATATTCTCAAGGCCAAGGTCTTGCGCGTGGCCGTGCCCCAGGATTTCCCGCCTTTCGGATCGGTCGGCCCTGACATGAAACCCGTTGGCTACGACATTGACGTGGCCGCAATGCTGGCCAAAGGCCTTGGCGTCAAGCTGGAATTGGTGCCTGTGACCAGCGCCAATCGCATTCCTTACCTCAATACCAAAAAAGTCGACCTGGTTATTTCCAGTCTCGGTAAAAACCCGGAGCGTGAAAAAGTCATCGATTTCAGCGCAGCGTATGCGCCGTTCTTCAGCGGCGTATTCGGTGGTGCGGATCAGACGATCAGCAAGGCCGAGCAACTGGCAGGTAAAACCGTGGGCGTCACCCGCGGCGCCGTGGAAGATCTTGAACTGAGCAAGATTGCGCCGGCCAATACCACCATCAAGCGTTTTGAAGATAATAACGCGACCATTTCTGCTTTCCTGTCCGGCCAGGTGCCCTTGATTGCCACTGGCAACGTGGTGGCTGGCGCAATTGTCGAAAAACAGCCTGCCAAAAAACTCGAATTCAAATTCTTTATCAAAAATTCTCCATGCTACGTCGGCATCAATAAAAGCGAACCGAAGTTACTGGCGCAAATCAATACCATCCTGGCCAAGTCGAAAGAAGACGGCAGCCTCAATACCATCGCCCAGAAATGGCTGAAAACAACGCGTCCTGTCACCGCCCTGCTGTAA